In Blastopirellula marina, the DNA window GTGCCTGCGGTTCTCGTCGTCGATTTGCCTCCGGAGGAAAACGAAAACTTCCAGCTTCGTAAATACGGAATCTGGGCCCTAAAGCATACCTATAACCAGGGCATCATCTTTAACAACCTCCGTGTGCCGAAAGAAAACCTTTTAAATCCTGGCAAGGGAACCGGGCTCACAATTGCCTATCACGGTTTGAACTTGGGCCGAATCAGCCTTTGCGCCAACGCAGCCGGAACGATGCGGTTGATGATGGCGAGTATGATTCCTTGGGTTCACTTCCGTGAAACGTACGGCGAACCAATCTCGAAGCGAGAACTGGTGCAACGTCGCCTGGGCAAACTTGCCGGAATGATTGTGGCGTCCGATGCGCTCGTGGCATGGTGCTCGACCTTAATCGATGCTGGATATCGCGGCGAAATGGAGTGTATTATCGCGAAGATCTTTGGCAGTGAATCACAGAAGACTGCTGCGATCGAGTTGTTCATGAAGACGCACGGCGGCCGTTCGTTCCTGCATGGGCACATGTTTGGCGACAACGTGCACGAGTACCTCGCCCCTTGCATCTACGAAGGCGAAGGAGAAATGCTCGGCATGGCGTTCTTCAAATCGCTGGTGAAGAAGCACGGCACACAGTTCTTCGAACCAATCGGCAAAGCCCTGCACGCTGCTGGGATCAAAAAACCGAATCCTCTGAATCCAGCTCATGCCTGGGCTCTCAAGGGAGCCTTGGCACCATACGCTGGCTGGATGATGAAGGAGTACATGGGTGGCAAGCCAAGTCCCAAGCTGCCGCAAATGCCGGACGACTTGAAAGCGCATGCCCAGTGGGCGGCCGATCAGTTGCAGGACATGCCATTGAAGATCTCCGGCACGATGCGAAAGCACCAGTTGAAGTTGGCCGATCGGCAATGCCGCATGTCGTATCTCTCGCAAAATGTGCAGGACATGATGACAATCCTCTGCACCGCGTTGTATGCAGCCAAGCAAGACAACGAAACGATTCGGGCCGCAGCCGATATTGCTTGTCGTGATCTGAAACGAGGCATTTTGTTAACGCGGCCAAGCGACCGCTACTTCCGACGCGTCACCGAGGTGGGCGGCATGGTCGCCGCAGGAAACTTCCCAGGCGTCGGCGTGCCTCCCGACGAAATCATGATGCGGTATGATAAGTAACCGATAGTTACTTATTCACCTGAAAGGCCGCGTCGTTGATCCAATTTAGCGTCATCCTGCCAGCCGCCGGACGCAGCACGCGTTTCGGCGGCGGAGAACTGAAGAAAGTTTTCGTAGAACTGCTCGGTCAGCCTGTCTGGCTACATAGTGCGAGACGATTTGCGGCCCGACCTGATGTTAAAGAAGTCGTCGTCGTGA includes these proteins:
- a CDS encoding acyl-CoA dehydrogenase family protein; protein product: MRSDTSDQIPSENKPEEQKETSFAETALTLGGKSADEARRTGAIDTADDQVEKLFQPQYQTANSPAHRAVWDRGIPVELFESAPQSTPPEIRQVMDDSLEVVRGFKKDKAVTDDKGKIRDEVLNSLGETGYWGLLVDKKYGGSGTPFRSFAPFLTEMAMVDPTLAGLASVHGCIGAVDPVSTFGNDEQKERYLPKLASGERLSAFALTEPCAGSDLTALRTTAKLDGDHYVLNGEKLFITNVVPGRTIGVVCLIDEVPAVLVVDLPPEENENFQLRKYGIWALKHTYNQGIIFNNLRVPKENLLNPGKGTGLTIAYHGLNLGRISLCANAAGTMRLMMASMIPWVHFRETYGEPISKRELVQRRLGKLAGMIVASDALVAWCSTLIDAGYRGEMECIIAKIFGSESQKTAAIELFMKTHGGRSFLHGHMFGDNVHEYLAPCIYEGEGEMLGMAFFKSLVKKHGTQFFEPIGKALHAAGIKKPNPLNPAHAWALKGALAPYAGWMMKEYMGGKPSPKLPQMPDDLKAHAQWAADQLQDMPLKISGTMRKHQLKLADRQCRMSYLSQNVQDMMTILCTALYAAKQDNETIRAAADIACRDLKRGILLTRPSDRYFRRVTEVGGMVAAGNFPGVGVPPDEIMMRYDK